From the genome of Sulfitobacter sp. DSM 110093, one region includes:
- a CDS encoding biotin carboxylase, with protein sequence MATVLKNISEIRRFFHRNEDPVYFISATNFNLLGLDEWVKNFKYICYIDCYGGKHPNVFCPSEQPHAEFQSIEDINNYLLQHKEVIDFIKRRGGKPKFVFLMFDEETERLSKELGADVWFPKAKLRQSMDNKIETVRIGNKAGVPSVPNVLAEVKSYDDLKKTCEKAGIGHDLVLQSAYGDSGHTTFFIKSEADFRRHESEIIGEGEIKIMKRIDCRGAAIEACATKEGTIVGPLMTELVGFKELTPYRGGWCGNEILATAFPPKVREKARELTFKFGEQLRKEGYRGYFELDFLIDKKTGDLWLGELNPRITGASSMTNHAAFAHADAPLFLFHLLEFSKKKFNLDVDELNGRWADAANIDGWSQMVIKHTDDSVDICTDAPETGIYKMKEDGSVVFDRFDYHRRAVESENEAFFLRILQPGDYRYEGADIGILVTRGRSMTKSFQLNERAKKWIHGIKRSVEGKPLPTASAGPELSDPAFKIL encoded by the coding sequence ATGGCAACAGTACTTAAAAATATCTCTGAAATCCGCCGGTTCTTTCACCGAAACGAAGACCCCGTATATTTCATATCGGCCACCAACTTTAACCTGTTGGGGTTGGATGAATGGGTAAAGAACTTCAAATACATCTGCTACATTGACTGCTACGGCGGCAAGCACCCCAACGTTTTCTGCCCCTCGGAACAGCCCCATGCGGAGTTCCAGAGCATTGAGGACATCAACAACTACCTGTTGCAGCACAAAGAGGTCATCGACTTTATTAAGCGCCGCGGCGGCAAGCCCAAGTTCGTCTTTTTGATGTTCGACGAAGAGACGGAGCGCCTGTCCAAAGAATTGGGCGCGGATGTCTGGTTCCCGAAAGCCAAGCTGCGCCAGTCGATGGACAACAAGATTGAGACCGTCCGCATCGGCAACAAGGCGGGCGTGCCGTCGGTGCCGAACGTATTGGCAGAGGTGAAGTCTTATGACGACCTGAAAAAAACCTGCGAGAAGGCCGGGATCGGCCATGATCTGGTGCTGCAATCGGCCTATGGCGACAGCGGGCACACGACGTTCTTCATCAAATCCGAAGCCGACTTCCGCCGCCATGAGAGCGAGATTATCGGCGAAGGTGAAATCAAGATCATGAAGCGGATCGATTGTCGCGGTGCAGCGATCGAAGCCTGCGCCACAAAGGAAGGCACGATCGTTGGCCCGCTGATGACCGAACTGGTCGGTTTCAAAGAACTGACGCCTTATCGCGGCGGCTGGTGTGGCAATGAAATCCTCGCCACCGCCTTCCCTCCTAAGGTGCGTGAAAAGGCGCGTGAGTTGACCTTTAAGTTCGGGGAGCAACTGCGCAAAGAAGGCTATCGTGGTTACTTTGAGCTTGATTTCTTGATCGACAAAAAGACCGGCGATCTTTGGTTGGGTGAATTGAACCCGCGCATCACAGGTGCGTCTTCGATGACCAACCACGCCGCCTTTGCCCATGCCGATGCGCCGCTGTTCCTATTCCACCTGCTTGAATTCTCTAAGAAGAAGTTCAACCTTGATGTGGATGAGTTGAACGGCCGCTGGGCCGACGCCGCCAATATCGATGGGTGGAGCCAGATGGTTATCAAGCACACGGACGACAGCGTGGATATCTGCACCGATGCGCCTGAGACCGGCATTTACAAGATGAAGGAAGACGGCAGCGTGGTCTTTGACCGCTTCGATTATCACCGCCGCGCGGTGGAGTCGGAGAACGAAGCATTCTTCCTGCGCATCCTGCAACCGGGTGACTACCGCTATGAAGGGGCCGACATTGGCATCCTTGTGACGCGGGGCCGTTCAATGACCAAGTCTTTCCAGTTGAATGAGCGGGCGAAAAAGTGGATCCACGGGATCAAGCGCAGCGTAGAGGGCAAACCCCTGCCCACCGCGTCTGCTGGTCCGGAACTCTCTGATCCGGCGTTCAAGATCCTGTAG
- a CDS encoding C45 family peptidase, with translation MYWRAMSEDTPGPKWAGLFAAYWPDYHAWWLKEGEAARPTYAQCRRALVKHMPEMAPLYDELCTLAGGSDHAARFLSFYCPPPYLSACSQAIWAGKEPVMVRNYDYNPNAFDAMVLRTHWQGRQVMGTSDGLWGLVDGVNDAGLSISLTFGGRRVVGEGFGVPLILRYVLQTCETAQEAGEVLSRVPTHMSYNVTVLDRKRNYLTAMMAPDRPAVITRAAVATNHQESVEWISHARFTATVERERYLLQRLRLHRDPEEKFIGAFLKPPLYSTAFNAGFGTLYTAVYRPRKRQMELRWPGTTWALSLSDFTEGARQVLVPGAA, from the coding sequence ATGTACTGGCGCGCAATGTCCGAAGATACGCCCGGCCCCAAGTGGGCCGGTCTCTTCGCGGCCTATTGGCCTGACTACCATGCGTGGTGGCTGAAGGAGGGTGAGGCCGCGCGCCCTACTTATGCCCAATGCCGCCGCGCGTTGGTCAAACATATGCCAGAGATGGCACCGCTTTATGATGAGCTGTGCACACTTGCGGGTGGCAGCGATCACGCAGCGCGGTTCCTCAGTTTCTATTGCCCGCCACCGTATCTTTCGGCCTGTTCCCAAGCGATTTGGGCCGGGAAAGAACCGGTCATGGTGCGCAACTATGATTATAACCCCAACGCATTTGACGCGATGGTGTTGCGGACGCATTGGCAGGGTCGTCAGGTTATGGGCACCTCGGACGGGCTGTGGGGGCTGGTTGATGGGGTGAATGACGCGGGGCTGTCGATCTCGCTGACCTTCGGCGGGCGGCGTGTGGTGGGCGAAGGGTTCGGCGTGCCGCTGATCCTGCGCTATGTGCTACAAACCTGCGAAACCGCGCAGGAGGCTGGCGAGGTTCTATCGCGCGTGCCGACGCATATGAGCTACAATGTCACCGTGCTAGACCGCAAGCGTAACTACCTGACCGCGATGATGGCCCCCGACCGCCCGGCGGTCATCACCCGTGCTGCCGTGGCGACGAACCATCAAGAAAGCGTTGAGTGGATCAGCCACGCACGGTTCACTGCAACGGTTGAGCGTGAACGCTACCTCTTGCAGCGGTTGCGGCTGCACCGTGACCCAGAAGAGAAATTCATCGGCGCGTTCCTGAAACCACCACTTTATTCAACAGCTTTTAACGCGGGCTTTGGTACACTTTATACCGCCGTCTACCGACCACGAAAGCGCCAGATGGAACTGCGCTGGCCCGGAACAACTTGGGCACTTTCCTTAAGCGATTTTACCGAAGGCGCGCGTCAGGTGCTTGTACCGGGGGCGGCATGA
- a CDS encoding CaiB/BaiF CoA-transferase family protein — protein MSTAERKGPLASLRVVEFSGLGPAPLAGQLLADLGADVITIDRKAAPADPANINRRGKRSVVLDLKSPEGHAAARALIASADVLIEGFRPGVMERLGLGPKDCSDTLIYGRMTGWGQTGPWAQTAGHDINYLALTGALHAMGSADAPPVPPLNMVADYGGGTMFLLFGILSAAIERGVTGKGQMVDAAMVDGVPAMMGLIHGMFAQGTWSEARAANWLDGAAPFYRCYTCADGKFVAVGALEPQFYAILLEKLDLPADYGSSQNDTATWAERTTEFAAAFATHSRDDWAAHFDGSDACVAPVLSFSEAPDHPQMASRSNMLKVNGVLQSGHAPRFGSEPPMMPSPPRAIGADTEAVLAEVGASVSRP, from the coding sequence ATGAGCACGGCAGAACGCAAAGGGCCGCTGGCTTCGCTAAGGGTGGTAGAGTTTTCTGGACTGGGGCCTGCGCCACTTGCCGGGCAATTGCTGGCTGATTTGGGTGCCGATGTCATCACCATAGACCGCAAAGCTGCACCGGCGGATCCCGCCAACATCAACAGGCGTGGCAAGCGTTCGGTGGTGCTTGACCTCAAATCCCCCGAAGGCCATGCGGCGGCGCGGGCGTTGATCGCCTCCGCCGATGTGCTGATCGAAGGGTTTCGCCCCGGCGTGATGGAGCGTTTGGGGCTTGGTCCCAAGGATTGCTCTGACACGCTGATCTATGGCCGCATGACGGGCTGGGGCCAGACCGGCCCATGGGCGCAGACGGCGGGGCATGACATCAATTATCTGGCTCTAACAGGGGCTTTGCACGCCATGGGCAGCGCCGATGCGCCCCCGGTGCCACCGCTCAACATGGTGGCTGACTATGGGGGCGGGACGATGTTTTTGCTGTTCGGCATCCTGTCGGCGGCAATCGAACGTGGGGTGACCGGCAAAGGTCAAATGGTTGACGCTGCGATGGTTGATGGGGTGCCCGCGATGATGGGGCTGATCCACGGTATGTTCGCCCAAGGCACATGGTCTGAGGCCCGCGCAGCGAATTGGCTCGACGGCGCCGCTCCGTTTTACCGCTGCTACACCTGTGCCGATGGCAAGTTCGTCGCTGTGGGCGCGTTAGAGCCGCAATTCTACGCAATATTGCTAGAGAAATTGGACCTTCCGGCTGACTATGGGTCAAGCCAAAATGACACCGCAACCTGGGCCGAGCGCACTACCGAATTTGCTGCGGCTTTTGCAACGCACAGTCGCGACGATTGGGCGGCGCATTTCGACGGCTCAGATGCCTGTGTGGCACCGGTCCTCAGCTTTTCCGAAGCCCCGGATCATCCGCAAATGGCATCGCGTAGCAATATGTTAAAAGTGAACGGCGTGCTGCAATCGGGCCACGCCCCGCGCTTTGGGTCCGAACCGCCGATGATGCCCAGCCCACCCCGCGCAATCGGCGCGGATACCGAGGCTGTTCTGGCAGAAGTTGGCGCGTCAGTAAGTCGCCCATGA
- a CDS encoding type 1 glutamine amidotransferase domain-containing protein gives MTDINNAKILILATNGFEQSELEKPLNDLRGHGATVHVATPDGNEIKGWDEDDWGNTTPADLALKDVNVDDYHGIVLPGGQINPDLLRANKDAVALIRKFHDNGKTVAAICHAPWLLIEAGIIKDRKATCFGSIATDVKNAGAHYEDSEVVADQGIITSRSPKDLDAFVAKIVEEIEEGKHERKAA, from the coding sequence ATGACCGATATCAACAATGCAAAGATCCTGATCCTCGCCACCAACGGCTTTGAACAGTCCGAGTTGGAAAAACCCCTGAACGACCTGCGCGGGCACGGCGCCACCGTACATGTGGCCACCCCCGACGGGAATGAGATCAAGGGCTGGGACGAAGACGATTGGGGCAACACCACCCCCGCCGATCTGGCGCTGAAAGATGTGAATGTAGATGACTACCATGGCATCGTTCTGCCCGGCGGCCAGATCAATCCCGACCTACTGCGGGCCAACAAGGACGCCGTGGCACTGATCCGCAAGTTTCACGATAATGGCAAAACCGTTGCCGCGATTTGCCACGCGCCTTGGCTATTAATTGAAGCGGGCATTATCAAAGACCGCAAGGCCACCTGCTTTGGCTCAATCGCCACCGACGTGAAAAACGCCGGTGCGCATTACGAAGACAGCGAAGTGGTCGCCGATCAGGGCATCATTACTAGCCGTTCCCCCAAAGATCTGGACGCATTTGTGGCTAAGATTGTCGAGGAGATCGAAGAAGGCAAACACGAGCGCAAGGCCGCCTAA
- a CDS encoding paraquat-inducible protein A: protein MDHPDTPLAELPLDEIIVCPQCDAVYRLRRPADGERAACERCHTALITPRDNAGLQIIAVAVAVMVLIIGASVFPFLTIDAAGNRNAVSVLDAALAFAGGPMILLSLATAALIFFIPLLRVLLTLYVLVPIVLDRPPARHAVAAFSLSEELRPWSMAEVFAIGCAVALVKVADLADVGFGPAFYMFGALVVLVIAQDRFLCKWSVWNSLEHPKKS from the coding sequence ATGGATCACCCCGACACACCCCTTGCCGAATTGCCGCTGGACGAGATCATCGTCTGCCCGCAGTGCGATGCCGTTTACCGGCTGCGGCGCCCCGCGGATGGGGAGCGTGCGGCCTGTGAACGTTGCCATACGGCCCTGATCACTCCACGTGACAATGCCGGGTTGCAAATCATCGCTGTGGCGGTGGCGGTCATGGTGTTGATTATCGGCGCGTCGGTCTTTCCGTTTTTGACGATTGATGCGGCGGGCAACCGCAATGCTGTTTCGGTGCTGGATGCCGCGCTGGCTTTTGCCGGGGGGCCGATGATCTTGCTGTCCTTGGCTACTGCGGCGCTAATTTTTTTCATCCCGCTGCTGCGGGTGTTGCTGACGCTTTATGTTCTGGTCCCTATCGTGCTGGATCGCCCGCCCGCGCGTCATGCTGTGGCGGCCTTTAGCCTGTCAGAAGAACTGCGTCCTTGGTCGATGGCTGAGGTCTTTGCGATTGGCTGTGCTGTGGCGCTGGTCAAAGTGGCCGATCTGGCCGATGTCGGCTTTGGGCCGGCCTTTTACATGTTCGGCGCGTTGGTGGTGCTTGTCATCGCGCAGGACAGATTCTTATGCAAATGGTCCGTATGGAACTCTCTGGAACATCCCAAGAAATCCTGA
- a CDS encoding paraquat-inducible protein A: protein MVRMELSGTSQEILSARDLGIVACTRCSKPAPMGTQTCSRCGHRLVSRDRQSLQRVWAFWTVGLMCYIPANTYPMLKTRTLFQVDESTIIGGAVELAHYGNWGIAFIILFASVAIPLAKFMAVAFLAISVKQRSVTSQRQRHYLYEVVEYIGRWSMIDIFVVAILSSLVQLKSLAAINPGTASIFFALSVIFTMLAAQAFDTRMIWDTQTKDEGLKTND from the coding sequence ATGGTCCGTATGGAACTCTCTGGAACATCCCAAGAAATCCTGAGCGCGCGGGATCTGGGCATCGTCGCCTGCACCCGTTGTAGCAAGCCTGCGCCGATGGGCACGCAGACCTGCAGCCGTTGCGGGCACCGACTTGTGTCGCGCGACCGTCAGAGCCTGCAACGTGTCTGGGCGTTTTGGACGGTTGGGCTGATGTGCTACATCCCCGCGAACACCTATCCAATGCTTAAGACCCGGACGCTGTTTCAGGTGGATGAAAGCACGATCATCGGTGGGGCAGTCGAACTGGCGCATTACGGTAACTGGGGGATCGCATTTATCATCCTCTTTGCGTCCGTCGCCATTCCGCTGGCGAAATTCATGGCCGTGGCCTTTCTTGCGATCAGCGTCAAACAGCGCTCTGTCACGTCGCAACGGCAGCGGCATTACCTGTACGAAGTGGTTGAGTACATTGGCCGTTGGTCAATGATCGATATCTTTGTGGTTGCGATTTTGTCGTCTCTGGTGCAACTCAAATCACTGGCAGCCATCAATCCCGGTACCGCGAGCATCTTTTTCGCCCTCTCCGTGATCTTTACCATGTTAGCCGCACAAGCGTTTGATACCCGTATGATTTGGGATACTCAGACCAAGGACGAGGGCCTGAAAACCAATGACTAA
- a CDS encoding MlaD family protein, whose product MTNTPPDVPISPTRKMFLSGASVIWIIPILALIVALFVAYRSYAERGPLIVIEFEEGAGISAGETELRFRDVTVGVVEKVGFTSDLDRVTAHIRLDKDVAPYIDNGAVFWIVQPEVTAQGITGLSTVLSGVYIEGSWDQQVGPAAERFQGSSTEPLIRGGQGGLEIAFRSTANGQLTDNAPILYKGIEVGRVGYAKIAPRGNFAIVEALIFEEHRQLINESTRFWDASGFSVNIGPAGAEIDFSSLATLVGGGITFDTFVSGGAQVSDGTVFEIFPDKETARNSVFNASEVDPLKLSVVFDDNISGLIVGAPVEMSGLEIGEVETLSGLIDFERFGDSRVRLNAILSIQPAHLGLQGEVTADAALAFLKDRVADGLRARLASASLLTGGLKVEMVMVDDAPEATLNENDLDLALMPTTESDVSDAAATVEGVFTRINSLPIEELLNSAISFLNSAESFVSDEDLRETPQDVRTLLNELTGLVSSEEVKNVPVALNGTLVRVEQLVAKLEEERIVEQLSSALDVASEAASAVSSSVEGVPELVESIQAVAAKAETLEVEELVVALTDLTESADAVIGTEDAVALPGALKRALDEVNATLVELREGGAVENVNRTLASARNAADNIAVSARDLPQVVERLTALFAQASRTIEGYNKGEQISRTAEQTLRDIQKAADALASLARTIERNPNSLLLGR is encoded by the coding sequence ATGACTAATACGCCTCCAGACGTTCCGATTTCCCCGACACGCAAGATGTTTCTCAGTGGGGCATCTGTAATCTGGATCATCCCGATCCTTGCGCTGATCGTGGCGCTTTTTGTGGCGTACCGCTCCTATGCCGAACGGGGCCCGTTGATCGTCATCGAATTCGAAGAAGGCGCTGGCATCTCCGCCGGAGAGACCGAACTGCGCTTTCGCGATGTGACGGTCGGGGTGGTCGAAAAGGTTGGTTTCACATCGGACCTCGACAGGGTGACGGCGCATATCCGCCTCGATAAAGATGTGGCGCCCTATATCGACAATGGCGCGGTGTTTTGGATCGTACAGCCAGAGGTCACCGCGCAGGGGATCACCGGCCTCAGTACCGTGTTGAGCGGTGTCTACATCGAAGGTTCGTGGGACCAACAGGTTGGCCCGGCTGCTGAGCGCTTTCAGGGATCATCAACCGAGCCATTGATCCGCGGCGGTCAAGGCGGGCTTGAGATTGCTTTTCGCTCTACAGCCAATGGCCAGCTGACCGACAATGCGCCGATCCTTTATAAAGGTATCGAAGTGGGCCGCGTCGGCTATGCCAAGATCGCGCCGCGCGGCAACTTCGCCATCGTCGAAGCATTGATCTTTGAAGAGCACCGCCAGCTTATCAATGAATCCACCCGTTTTTGGGACGCGTCCGGCTTTAGCGTGAACATCGGCCCGGCAGGGGCCGAAATCGACTTTTCCTCGCTCGCGACCCTCGTGGGCGGCGGTATTACCTTTGACACCTTTGTATCGGGTGGCGCGCAGGTGTCTGACGGCACGGTGTTCGAGATTTTCCCCGATAAAGAAACCGCGCGGAATTCTGTATTCAACGCATCCGAGGTTGATCCGCTTAAGCTTAGCGTGGTGTTCGACGACAATATCTCGGGCTTGATCGTCGGCGCCCCGGTTGAGATGAGCGGCCTAGAGATTGGTGAGGTCGAAACCCTTTCTGGCCTCATCGATTTTGAACGCTTTGGCGACAGCCGTGTGCGGCTTAATGCGATCCTGTCCATCCAACCGGCGCATCTGGGGCTGCAAGGCGAAGTCACCGCAGATGCCGCGCTAGCCTTTCTTAAGGACCGTGTCGCTGATGGGCTGCGCGCAAGGCTTGCCTCAGCCAGCTTGCTGACGGGCGGTTTGAAGGTTGAAATGGTAATGGTCGATGACGCACCAGAAGCGACGCTGAACGAAAACGACCTTGATCTGGCGCTGATGCCTACCACAGAAAGCGATGTCTCTGATGCGGCGGCCACCGTCGAAGGGGTCTTTACCCGCATCAACAGCCTGCCGATCGAAGAGTTGCTTAACAGCGCGATTTCCTTCCTCAATTCGGCGGAATCTTTCGTCTCTGACGAAGACCTGCGCGAGACGCCGCAAGACGTGCGGACATTGCTGAACGAATTGACTGGGCTGGTGTCCTCTGAAGAGGTCAAGAACGTGCCTGTCGCCCTGAACGGAACGCTCGTTCGGGTTGAACAACTGGTTGCCAAGCTGGAGGAAGAGCGCATCGTCGAACAGCTTTCCAGCGCGTTGGATGTGGCCTCTGAAGCGGCGAGTGCGGTTTCGTCTTCGGTCGAGGGCGTGCCAGAACTGGTGGAGAGCATTCAGGCGGTCGCTGCCAAGGCGGAAACGCTGGAGGTTGAAGAGTTGGTCGTCGCCCTGACGGATCTTACCGAATCCGCCGATGCGGTGATCGGCACCGAAGACGCGGTGGCCCTGCCGGGCGCGCTCAAGCGGGCATTGGACGAGGTGAACGCCACGTTGGTAGAGTTGCGCGAAGGCGGCGCGGTTGAGAATGTAAACCGCACCTTGGCCTCGGCCCGCAATGCGGCGGATAACATCGCCGTCTCGGCCCGCGATCTGCCGCAGGTGGTTGAGCGTTTGACCGCGCTTTTCGCACAGGCCAGCCGCACCATCGAAGGCTATAACAAGGGTGAGCAGATCAGCCGCACCGCTGAGCAAACCCTGCGCGACATCCAGAAAGCCGCCGATGCCCTTGCATCTTTGGCGCGGACCATTGAACGTAACCCCAATTCTCTATTGCTGGGACGGTAA
- a CDS encoding ABC-type transport auxiliary lipoprotein family protein gives MNIARPLITFGLLAALAACGGTAERFTVRAPVVTEKTSIAFSSVEVRDVSLPTYAAAEEISLQMADGSLVSSTDVLWADAPERAVALELSQNLARMTGRRIASEPWPFEAFPDARLELRFAEFVATEAGEFRASGQYFVAVPDDRRERSGLFDLSVPFNREGGVNAIATARGQLVLDLARYIAQNGLK, from the coding sequence ATGAACATTGCAAGACCCCTGATCACTTTTGGACTGCTGGCAGCTCTGGCGGCATGCGGCGGCACTGCTGAGCGTTTTACCGTGCGCGCACCGGTGGTAACGGAAAAGACCTCTATCGCCTTTAGTTCGGTTGAAGTGCGTGATGTGTCCTTGCCGACTTATGCCGCCGCCGAAGAGATCTCTTTGCAGATGGCGGATGGCAGCCTTGTCAGTTCCACCGATGTGCTTTGGGCCGATGCGCCAGAGCGCGCCGTTGCGCTTGAGCTTAGCCAGAACCTTGCTCGGATGACGGGGCGGCGCATCGCGTCAGAGCCTTGGCCCTTTGAGGCCTTCCCCGATGCCCGTCTTGAGCTACGCTTTGCTGAGTTTGTGGCCACCGAAGCCGGTGAATTCCGCGCATCCGGGCAGTATTTCGTGGCCGTTCCAGACGACCGGCGGGAGCGTTCGGGCCTGTTTGACCTAAGTGTGCCATTCAACAGAGAAGGCGGAGTGAACGCCATTGCAACGGCGCGTGGTCAACTTGTGCTCGATCTGGCCCGCTACATTGCACAGAACGGGTTGAAATAA
- a CDS encoding MarR family transcriptional regulator: protein MDTTDQIDQVRDDFIMRMGVIAMGEGLPRMSGQVFAMLVFEGEPIAFGALSRRLSVSRATISTSIRVLEERGLIRRVNKTGDRQDYFQLADDAYAAMTKFALAGTRHAKAEINDTINKLPTEADGVRARLDSFAEFYETISTALDDVATRVSKPKI, encoded by the coding sequence ATGGATACCACAGACCAAATCGACCAAGTTCGCGATGATTTCATCATGCGGATGGGCGTGATCGCGATGGGCGAGGGTTTGCCCCGCATGTCGGGTCAGGTCTTTGCCATGCTTGTCTTTGAGGGCGAGCCGATCGCATTTGGTGCGCTCTCGCGTCGTTTGTCGGTCAGCCGGGCCACGATCAGCACATCAATCCGCGTGCTGGAAGAGCGGGGCCTGATCCGGCGTGTGAACAAGACCGGCGACCGGCAGGACTACTTCCAACTTGCCGATGACGCCTATGCCGCGATGACAAAATTCGCGCTGGCAGGCACGCGCCACGCCAAGGCCGAGATCAACGACACGATCAACAAGCTCCCCACCGAAGCGGATGGTGTGCGTGCGCGGCTCGACTCCTTTGCGGAGTTTTACGAGACGATTAGTACCGCGCTTGATGATGTCGCAACTCGGGTAAGCAAGCCCAAGATTTGA
- a CDS encoding efflux RND transporter periplasmic adaptor subunit, with translation MSDTSQERQTLSFDSDAGSKRSKFIAGGIALLIGLWMGSGYILPSEEEQEAAPAPIAAKAVTVAVRGSQADSVTQVFVAEGQALPDRDTMVRAESGGEIAEVLVAKGAEVAAGDLIARLSTAARDSDLARAREELNRAQREYDNAEALLNRGVSTVDRVSQARATLAAAQAAVTTAEEALNNTEIRAPFPGRLEMLDISAGEFVSTGEEIARLVDNTPLTIQVQVPQQALKDIKEGQNAEVMFITGTEAQGKVQFVSSSASAETRTFTAEIRVENADGAIPAGISARVRIPTGETRAHFVSPAILSLDTNGTLGVKTVNGDNKVVFNKIAIVRAQTDGIWIAGLPDESQIITIGQGFVNDGEVVDPQPETSNEDPAEELPSAGVPELDELEETPAGDGQITGSAEAAQPEKVE, from the coding sequence ATGAGTGACACATCCCAAGAGCGTCAGACGCTCTCTTTTGACAGCGATGCCGGCTCTAAACGGTCGAAATTCATCGCTGGAGGGATCGCGCTGCTGATCGGCCTGTGGATGGGCAGCGGCTATATCCTTCCATCTGAAGAGGAGCAGGAAGCCGCGCCCGCGCCAATCGCGGCCAAAGCGGTCACGGTTGCCGTACGCGGCTCTCAGGCTGATAGTGTGACACAGGTCTTCGTAGCCGAAGGCCAAGCGCTGCCGGATCGTGATACTATGGTACGCGCGGAATCAGGGGGCGAAATTGCCGAGGTGCTGGTTGCCAAAGGTGCCGAGGTCGCAGCGGGTGATCTGATCGCCCGGCTTAGCACTGCTGCGCGCGATTCCGATCTGGCCCGTGCCCGAGAGGAATTGAACCGTGCGCAGCGCGAGTATGACAATGCCGAAGCCTTGTTGAACCGAGGCGTCTCTACCGTTGATCGGGTTAGCCAAGCGCGGGCAACTTTGGCCGCAGCGCAAGCGGCTGTCACCACGGCCGAAGAAGCACTGAACAACACCGAAATTCGCGCGCCCTTTCCGGGGCGGCTTGAGATGTTGGATATCTCTGCGGGCGAGTTCGTCTCAACCGGCGAAGAAATCGCGCGGTTGGTGGATAACACCCCGCTGACGATCCAGGTGCAGGTGCCACAACAGGCGCTGAAAGACATCAAAGAAGGGCAGAATGCCGAGGTGATGTTCATCACCGGGACAGAAGCGCAGGGCAAGGTGCAGTTCGTCTCAAGCAGCGCCAGCGCCGAGACCCGTACCTTTACCGCCGAGATTAGGGTCGAAAACGCTGATGGCGCGATCCCAGCGGGTATCTCTGCCCGTGTGCGCATTCCCACGGGCGAGACCCGCGCGCATTTCGTCTCTCCTGCAATCCTGTCGCTGGATACAAATGGCACTTTGGGTGTTAAAACGGTGAATGGAGACAACAAGGTTGTCTTTAACAAAATCGCGATCGTTCGGGCCCAGACCGACGGTATCTGGATCGCGGGCCTGCCGGATGAGAGCCAGATCATCACCATCGGGCAGGGCTTCGTGAATGATGGCGAGGTGGTCGACCCGCAGCCAGAGACAAGCAACGAAGACCCCGCCGAAGAACTGCCCTCAGCGGGCGTGCCGGAACTGGATGAACTTGAGGAAACCCCGGCGGGCGACGGCCAAATCACGGGCAGCGCCGAAGCTGCCCAGCCGGAGAAGGTGGAATGA